The DNA region CGGGACACCTCGAAGTAACCGACGTCGACGCCCGCGGCGACGGCCTCGAGTTGTCGGTCGGTGAGCGCGTCCGCGATGGGGGCGTGGCGACGGTCGTACTCGCCGATCGAGCGAACGGTGACGTCGATGGACTCGGGTAGACCCTCGAGCATCGCCTGCAGGTTCTCGCCCGTGCCGACGACGGTCAACCCGAAATCCGCGGACTCGTCGTAGGTGATCGGCGGGACGACGACGAGGTCGAGCGCGGCGAACGCCTCGCGCCAGCGGACGTCCTCCTCGCGCGTCTCCTGGCAGACGTAGAGGTAAAACGAGTCGTCGTCGATCGGCGTCAGATCG from Natronosalvus rutilus includes:
- a CDS encoding helix-turn-helix domain-containing protein: MKSLSVELSQPDWMLHPMQRFIRDGDAVRYEELQAWNVDARQDGLEYELFYAEADHEPYEEALESTESIRWYDLTPIDDDSFYLYVCQETREEDVRWREAFAALDLVVVPPITYDESADFGLTVVGTGENLQAMLEGLPESIDVTVRSIGEYDRRHAPIADALTDRQLEAVAAGVDVGYFEVSREAGVAAVARKLDCASSTASRLLQRAQARLARRLVARYHR